One segment of Rhipicephalus sanguineus isolate Rsan-2018 chromosome 6, BIME_Rsan_1.4, whole genome shotgun sequence DNA contains the following:
- the LOC119397093 gene encoding pseudouridylate synthase 7 homolog: MSADNENVSASKKRRVGFEEEVGITEFVGKHKGFNGVLKQRYSDFLVNEIDPSGSIVRLETLEPPPEPKPDTSWADDNVTTEAKQHLELLADGQRAEPVVIPVTGLSKEQRGQVHAWIRAHWPHLESHTTTDGTVRVSRSTAQRRRATPWPSGRPSYTTFVLYKENMDTIEAVNRIATFLGMRPSFLGYAGTKDKRAKTCQRVSCHRLPAKKLLDLNRRQGLRVGNITFENAAIKLGDLQGNRFTIVLRDVDGTKADHEEAMQSLSANGFLNYYGTQRFGTTSVATHQIGRALLKGCYEEAVDLVLQPRDGGALAECRAEWARSKDATQALAKLPHRGCIEGLLLRALTKGGATNYLGALLALPRNVRLLYLHGYQSYVWNRLVSRRVQRFGLTVLPGDLLMTPGGSEEEPRIAGPEDVASANVQTLVLPLPGHSVRYPQNEVADWYKEILAEDGLTLNSFSEQKHRELSMSGCYRHLVAVPREVQWQEVSYTDPQAALVLSDLDRLQGLPEPQSCESDDNARRALKLEFNLSSSCYATMAVRELLHRECTSWTPVATS, encoded by the exons ATGTCAGCCGACAATGAAAATGTCAGCGCGTCAAAGAAACGACGGGTTGGCTTTGAGGAGGAAGTAGGGATTACAGAATTCGTTGGAAAACACAAAGGCTTCAATGGCGTGTTGAAACAAAG GTATTCAGACTTCTTGGTGAACGAGATCGACCCATCTGGATCCATAGTGCGACTGGAAACGCTGGAGCCTCCACCCGAGCCGAAGCCAGATACGAGTTGGGCGGACGATAATGTGACTACTGAGGCGAAGCAACACTTGGAGCTGCTGGCCGATGGCCAGCGTGCCGAACCTGTGGTCATTCCGGTGACTGGACTGAGCAAAGAGCAACGCGGTCAGGTGCATGCCTGGATCCGCGCCCACTGGCCTCACCTGGAGAGCCACACGACAACGGATGGCACTGTGCGTGTAAGCCGCTCCACGGCGCAGCGACGGCGTGCTACGCCGTGGCCCTCAGGCCGTCCAAGCTACACTACCTTCGTGCTGTACAAGGAGAATATGGACACTATCGAAGCTGTCAACCGGATAGCCACGTTTCTTGG GATGCGTCCATCGTTCCTGGGGTACGCGGGAACCAAGGACAAACGGGCAAAGACCTGCCAACGGGTCTCTTGCCACCGGCTGCCAGCAAAAAAGCTACTGGACCTCAACCGAAGACAGGGTCTTCGGGTGGGCAACATCAC GTTTGAAAATGCAGCCATCAAGCTAGGTGACCTGCAGGGGAACCGGTTTACCATTGTCCTGAG AGACGTGGACGGCACAAAAGCTGACCACGAGGAGGCGATGCAATCGCTGTCGGCGAATGGGTTTCTGAACTATTATGGCACGCAACGTTTTGGCACCACATCGGTGGCTACTCACCAGATTGGTCG GGCTCTTCTGAAAGGCTGCTACGAGGAAGCAGTTGACTTGGTGCTTCAGCCACGGGACGGGG GAGCTCTTGCAGAGTGCCGCGCAGAGTGGGCAAGGTCGAAGGACGCCACACAGGCTCTGGCAAAGCTACCACACCGGGGTTGCATCGAGGGTCTGTTGTTGCGTGCTCTGACCAAGGGGGGTGCCACAAACTACCTCGGTGCCTTACTTGCTCTTCCGAGGAACGTGCGCCTGCTGTACCTGCACGGATATCAGAGTTACGTGTGGAACCGGCTCGTGTCACGGCGGGTGCAACGATTCGGCCTAACCGTGCTTCCAGGGGATCTGCTCATGACACCCG GTGGCAGTGAAGAGGAGCCGAGGATAGCCGGCCCAGAAGATGTGGCATCTGCCAACGTGCAGACACTAGTGTTGCCACTTCCTGGCCACAGTGTCCGGTACCCACAGAATGAAG TTGCTGATTGGTACAAAGAAATACTGGCTGAAGATGGACTCACCCTGAATTCCTTCAGTGAACAGAAGCACAG GGAGTTGTCGATGAGCGGCTGCTACCGACACCTGGTTGCCGTACCTCGAGAAGTGCAGTGGCAGGAAGTGAGCTACACAGACCCCCAGGCTGCACTGGTGCTCAGTGATCTTGACAGACTGCAGGGCCTGCCAGAGCCTCAAAGCTGTGAAA GTGACGACAATGCAAGGAGGGCGCTGAAGCTAGAGTTCAACCTGAGCTCATCATGTTACGCCACTATGGCTGTAAGAGAACTCCTGCATCGAGAATGCACATCGTGGACGCCAGTTGCGACAAGTTGA